From the genome of Winogradskyella forsetii, one region includes:
- a CDS encoding DUF1989 domain-containing protein, giving the protein MKAVNKIERQTAKAFKLNKGEVLTVIDPMGQQVSDMVLFNANDYKEKLSSGKTMDFEESILLSTGNFLWSNRSQKMVEINEDTNGRNDFLLAPCSKETFEIMYNCKEEHPSCLNNLSKNLKPYGITIDDIPTAFNIFMNVQFDSDGKISVLPPNSIAGDYVQFVAQMDLLVCLTACSAEDSNGGTFKPIHYTVKTI; this is encoded by the coding sequence ATGAAAGCAGTGAATAAAATAGAAAGGCAAACAGCAAAAGCCTTTAAACTCAACAAAGGCGAAGTGCTAACGGTTATTGATCCCATGGGGCAACAAGTTAGCGATATGGTATTGTTCAATGCAAATGATTACAAAGAGAAATTATCTTCAGGCAAAACTATGGATTTTGAAGAGTCCATATTACTATCAACAGGGAATTTTCTGTGGAGCAACCGCTCACAAAAAATGGTTGAAATTAATGAAGATACCAATGGACGGAATGATTTTCTATTGGCACCATGCAGTAAGGAAACTTTTGAGATTATGTACAATTGTAAGGAAGAACATCCCAGCTGCCTCAATAATCTTTCAAAAAATCTAAAACCGTACGGCATTACAATTGATGATATCCCAACGGCATTCAATATTTTTATGAACGTTCAGTTTGATTCTGACGGAAAAATTTCAGTATTACCTCCAAATTCCATAGCAGGAGACTATGTTCAATTTGTAGCTCAAATGGATTTGTTGGTGTGCTTAACGGCATGTTCGGCAGAAGATAGTAATGGCGGTACATTTAAACCTATTCATTATACCGTTAAGACAATATAA
- the gntA gene encoding guanitoxin biosynthesis heme-dependent pre-guanitoxin N-hydroxylase GntA translates to MPFDTIITEDFQTELESEYKTFILKQKHPCIMAKTVFLQENYHLKIYEDIEKETSLSSLMDDLKTYINQYNFDSNTFESFIAVFPNNHFETEIDFEKSLWQTLQKLHYLDDTEWDVTVSENPEDTNFSFSLNGKAFYIVGLHPNSSRKARQAPCTTIVFNLHWQFERLREMGTYKTVKKRIRKRDKKLQGTINPVLKDFGNDSEAKQYSGRVVDSDWKCPFQSKSQWA, encoded by the coding sequence ATGCCATTTGACACAATTATAACTGAAGATTTTCAAACGGAATTGGAATCTGAATATAAAACATTCATCTTGAAGCAAAAGCATCCTTGCATTATGGCAAAAACCGTTTTTTTACAAGAAAACTATCATTTAAAGATTTATGAAGATATAGAAAAAGAGACGTCGTTAAGCTCTTTAATGGATGATTTGAAAACATATATAAACCAATACAACTTTGATTCTAACACCTTTGAATCGTTCATCGCTGTTTTTCCGAATAACCATTTTGAAACCGAAATCGATTTTGAAAAATCCTTATGGCAAACCCTCCAAAAGTTACATTATTTAGACGATACGGAATGGGACGTAACGGTAAGTGAAAATCCTGAGGACACTAATTTTAGTTTTAGCCTTAATGGAAAAGCATTTTATATAGTTGGGCTGCATCCCAACAGTTCTCGCAAGGCAAGACAGGCACCATGCACTACCATTGTATTTAATTTACACTGGCAGTTTGAAAGGTTGCGAGAAATGGGAACCTATAAAACAGTGAAAAAACGAATACGAAAACGTGACAAAAAACTGCAAGGCACCATAAATCCTGTGCTAAAAGATTTCGGAAATGATTCTGAAGCCAAGCAGTATAGTGGAAGGGTAGTGGATTCCGACTGGAAATGCCCGTTTCAATCTAAATCCCAATGGGCATGA
- a CDS encoding DUF421 domain-containing protein — MNFEDAIWLIISVLGIFSIIIIITRIFGLRTFAKMSSFDFASTIAVGSVLASIILNNDYSLMKGAIALATIIAFQTLFSFLVRKNDSFKKLFTNKPQLVMYNGKILYNKLKRCNIGKDDLIAKLREANVHKFNDVKAVIFESTGDISVIHNSEDLDMEREMLTDVDTSDV; from the coding sequence ATGAATTTTGAAGACGCTATTTGGTTAATCATTTCCGTTCTAGGCATATTTTCGATAATAATTATTATCACAAGAATATTTGGGCTTAGAACTTTTGCAAAAATGTCTAGTTTCGATTTTGCATCGACCATTGCTGTAGGTTCAGTGTTAGCTTCCATTATTTTGAACAACGATTATTCATTAATGAAAGGTGCCATAGCTTTAGCAACTATTATTGCTTTTCAGACACTCTTCTCTTTTTTGGTTAGAAAAAACGATAGCTTTAAAAAGCTCTTTACCAACAAGCCACAATTGGTTATGTACAATGGAAAAATCCTCTATAATAAATTGAAACGTTGCAACATTGGTAAGGATGACCTAATAGCAAAATTAAGAGAAGCCAATGTGCATAAGTTTAATGACGTAAAAGCGGTGATTTTTGAGAGTACTGGCGATATTTCTGTTATTCACAATAGTGAAGATTTGGATATGGAGAGGGAAATGTTAACTGACGTAGATACAAGCGATGTTTGA
- a CDS encoding deoxyribodipyrimidine photo-lyase, with translation MKTGLVWFKNDLRLHDNEALCAAIAECDELVLCYSVEPFWFENLPLDFKKANTNRFKFLEQSISNLQKNLEAIDGHLIIGNRGAVIDIPKLIKIFHISTIYAEQEYAKEEEDLIRNLKNVLPDIDFQLYWGKTFYHIDDIPFSIADIPLTSKAYRIPTSKESSPRPTFKAPENINAHPDATSNKFPDYKLFGFTKEAYEAAKPYLEGGEDKALERLRYYTFESELLTGYRWSRNQSIGMDYSSKFSPYLALGCISARLIYEAIKDYEEKIKKNQSTWWLVFELVWRDYFTFKGMRMGNAIFFTKGYKNKTIDFENDTKKFERWRAVKPEFHLSMPICANLTKLVT, from the coding sequence ATGAAAACAGGCTTAGTATGGTTTAAAAATGATTTAAGATTACACGATAACGAAGCCTTGTGTGCTGCCATCGCCGAATGCGATGAACTTGTTTTATGCTATAGTGTTGAACCCTTTTGGTTTGAAAATTTGCCCCTCGATTTTAAAAAAGCAAATACTAATCGGTTTAAGTTTTTAGAGCAATCCATCAGTAATCTTCAGAAAAACCTCGAAGCTATTGACGGACATCTCATTATTGGCAATAGAGGTGCTGTTATTGACATTCCGAAGCTTATTAAAATATTTCATATTTCAACAATTTATGCCGAACAAGAATATGCAAAGGAAGAAGAGGATCTCATTCGAAATTTGAAAAACGTCCTACCAGATATCGACTTTCAATTGTACTGGGGAAAAACGTTTTATCATATTGATGATATTCCGTTTTCAATAGCGGATATTCCTTTAACTAGCAAAGCGTATCGCATTCCCACTTCAAAGGAAAGCTCACCACGCCCAACTTTTAAAGCACCAGAAAATATTAACGCACATCCTGATGCAACATCGAACAAATTTCCAGATTATAAATTATTTGGTTTCACGAAGGAAGCATATGAAGCTGCCAAACCTTATTTGGAAGGTGGCGAAGACAAGGCTTTGGAACGTTTAAGATACTATACTTTTGAATCTGAATTATTAACAGGTTATCGTTGGTCTCGCAATCAATCTATTGGTATGGATTATAGTTCTAAATTTTCTCCATACTTGGCATTGGGCTGTATATCTGCACGCTTAATTTATGAAGCGATTAAAGATTATGAAGAGAAAATAAAGAAAAACCAAAGTACGTGGTGGCTCGTTTTTGAATTAGTTTGGCGTGATTATTTTACCTTTAAAGGCATGCGTATGGGCAATGCTATATTCTTCACTAAAGGTTATAAAAATAAAACCATTGATTTTGAAAATGACACTAAAAAATTTGAAAGATGGAGAGCGGTAAAACCGGAATTCCATTTATCGATGCCCATATGCGCCAACTTAACCAAACTGGTTACATGA
- a CDS encoding FAD-binding domain-containing protein: protein MESGKTGIPFIDAHMRQLNQTGYMSNRGRVNCASYFVRDLNIDWTWGAAYFESRLIDYDVSSNWMNWHMQAFEIYYTNPVHQSLKYKANDFIAKWIPELKRIDDDRIHAPWLFPELLAETNYPEPIEVYNKWNRSIKRIKDSVLLND, encoded by the coding sequence ATGGAGAGCGGTAAAACCGGAATTCCATTTATCGATGCCCATATGCGCCAACTTAACCAAACTGGTTACATGAGTAATCGTGGTCGTGTGAATTGCGCTAGTTATTTTGTAAGGGATTTAAATATTGACTGGACTTGGGGAGCCGCATATTTTGAAAGTAGATTAATAGATTACGACGTTAGCTCCAATTGGATGAATTGGCATATGCAGGCTTTTGAAATCTACTATACCAATCCTGTGCACCAAAGTTTGAAGTACAAGGCCAATGATTTTATAGCCAAATGGATTCCAGAATTAAAGCGTATAGATGACGATAGAATTCATGCGCCTTGGTTGTTTCCTGAGCTGTTGGCTGAGACCAATTATCCTGAGCCTATCGAAGTTTACAACAAATGGAATCGATCCATCAAAAGAATTAAAGACTCTGTTCTACTAAACGATTAA
- a CDS encoding SemiSWEET family sugar transporter, with product MNIEGIIGTAAGVFTTIAVLPQIYKAITTKKVKDVSPYMFVILCVGVGLWTVYGILKNDWPIIITNGISFVFNSIMLYIVFTQNED from the coding sequence ATGAATATCGAAGGTATCATAGGAACTGCAGCTGGAGTCTTTACGACCATAGCCGTATTACCTCAAATATATAAAGCGATTACAACTAAAAAAGTTAAGGATGTAAGTCCTTATATGTTCGTGATTTTATGTGTGGGCGTTGGTCTTTGGACGGTCTATGGCATTTTAAAAAATGATTGGCCCATCATCATCACCAATGGTATATCTTTTGTTTTTAATAGTATAATGCTTTATATCGTTTTTACGCAAAATGAAGATTAA